The DNA segment GCTAGCAAATCTAGATATCTCAGAGAGAGAATGCGTACAGCCGAGCAGTCTTCGGGGCAAGAAGGCCGGCAAGAGTATCTTTTCAGAGAAGCGGATTTTACTACAAGTGATCTTCAGCTTGCCACAGGGCTTATGACGGCACAGGCATGTGCACGAGAAGGCACATCATATAGTGATTTGAGAAAATTTGTTATGACTGAGCAGGGTGAGGGCATGTCTGATTGGTTGCTTCGTACAGGATACAATGTCTTTGTGGACTATGTTATGCCCCTTGCTGGAGCCTATGCAACGTACAGAACGGCGACAACGAATGCTAATCCGCTTGCTGCTGCTGGAGTGGGAACTGCGACGGCTAGCTATACTGGATTGCGACGTTTTTGGAAAAAGTATTTTGCTGACCCAGTAGCTCCAAAGAATGCAGAGGCTGCTTTAAAAAGTCATGATGCTTGGGGTTATGAGCTTGCATTTGTGCGTCAGGCATTGATTCCAGAATATGTTGATCGATTTGCTCAGCGACAAAGAGGTGGTAAGACCTTAGCAGAATTGAATGAGATTGGGCTTTCTAGGTTGCAGCGCTATTTTAATGAGGTTGGATTTAGCGAGGGCATCTTGGTTGATATAGGTCGTTATTACTTTTTCAATAATTTTGATGCAGTGCGCCAATACTTTATAGCGAAAAGGGCTGAAGAAGGAGGTACTGAAATTGCTGACAAGGGAATCAAGCCTCTTGAGTTTGGAATAAACTATTCTATGTCTGTTGGAGAGCGGTTGGATTGGGTATGGATGCGCCCCCTTGCCGCGCACCAGGGGGGTAGGGTTCTTGATTTAAGTTGGCAAATGATTGGTAGTCTGCGTGGCATAGAAGGAGTTGAGGGAATCACAAATGTTGTAAAATTGACTCTGGAAGAAAACGCACTGGTTAGTCTTGAAGGCTTAGGAGAATTACAAGGTATTTCAGAGATTCTTTGTTCGCGTAATTCTCTAGCATCTGTTAATCCAGAGGATCTTCCTGCTAGTTTGACACGACTTGATTTAATGGGTAACCGCCTTACTTATATTGATATTGAGGGCATCTTGGCGCGATGCCCTCAATTGAAATCTATTGATCTGAACGGCAATAATCTTCCTTCTTTTGAGGTGGAGCGTATTGTAAAGGTGTGGGAAGCTGTGCGCAAGGCGAGTCCTGAGCGTGGTATGATTGAGCTGAAGGCGAATGCTTTAGATGGCGCTCAAAATAGGGGGCGTTTTGAAAGTATTTTATTTGCTCTGAGGAATCTTATGACACGTATTACCGAAGGTGCTAAGACGCTGTGGAAGCGAACTAAGACACAAGATGTGGTTAGTAGAACTGCAATAGCTACAGAGCAGGAAGCTTTGGCTAACCCAAGTGAAGCTGATGCTCTCCTAGCACAGGGACAAGCAGTCTACGATGCAATGACGGCTGGTGATATTGATGGCATTGAGCGCGAGATTGATACTCTGGCAGGGGCTGCGAAACTTACCGAGGAAGAACGTAGAGATCTTGCTGAACAACTCGACGCAGCAACGCTTGACACAGCGGCTATTGCAGAGCTCCCAATAATTGAACCGGTTCCAGAGGGAGATGGTGGTAGCGAAGCTGCTACCTCTGAAGCCAGTTTTGAATCGGCATATCAGGTTCCTGCAATGGAAGGTATTTGGAATGATTACGATGTTAGCATGCGAGAGCTTAATAGGACTCAAGAAATAGAACGTGTAGCGTTACGTGAGGCTAAAGAGCAGGAGCTGCGTGATGTTACAGAAGAAGCTCGTCAACAGGAAATTGAACAGCGGTATGAAGGACAAATGCGCGAAGTGAATGAACGACAAGCTCGTGAGCGAGCTGAGTTATCACAGGAACGAGAACGACGTCTTGAAGAACAGCGACGGCAGGAGCGGGAGCGTGTCGAGGCTTCACGTGAACCGAGGGCATCGGCCGGTGTTTAATTTGAAGCTTTAAGCCTTTTTTCGTATGCTGGTGCGGTATGTCGTTTTTCCCTTACTGCACTAGTCAAAAGGTAGCTTCACCATGAAACTGTCAATCGCGTGGATCTTTGACCACATCAATGCTCGATGGCACGATATTCCCCTTGATCAGTTGGTTGACCGATTTAACAAAACAACTGCTGAGATCGAAGATGTTGAGCATTGCACGATTGATCTGGTGCCCTTTACCTGCGGCCGTGTGATCGCGATTACTGATACTAGTGTAATACTGCAGAGCGATGAATGGTCTAAAGAGATCACTCTGCCTGGTCGTTCTGATGCATCTGTTGGGTCATATTTTCTTGTGTGTAAGGATCGGTATGCAACCGTTCGTGATTTTGGATGTGGTAAAGATGGACTACTTCCAGCACTAACTATGACTGATGAAGATGCTGGTGGGGTATGGAAAAGCTCTATAGAGACAGAAGATTATATTATAGAAGTTGATAATAAATCGATTACTAACCGTCCAGATATGTGGAGTCATAGAGGATTTGCTCGCGAGATTGCAGCACTCTTTGATCTTCCACTTAAACCACTTTCAGAATTTACAGCACGACACGAAGTGCGGAAATATGATGCATGTGCGGCAGCCACAGATGCGTGTCCTATTTCTATTGAAGTGAAGGCGCCAGATGCGTGTCCATACTTTTCTGGTTTGTACGTAAAGACTATCTCATCACAACCATCCGCGTTGTGGATGGCACATCGCCTTGCGCGAACTGACAATCGTCCGATTAATGGGATTGTTGATGTTACTAACTATGTCATGCTCGACCTGGGACAACCAATGCACGCATTTGATGTGAACAAGATTGGTTCAACAAAGATCGTGCCTCGCATGGCACGGCCTGGTGAAAAACTTGAGCTTCTTGACGATACACAGCTTGAACTTACTGATCAGGATCTTGTGATCTCGAACGGTGATACCGCACTTGCTCTTGCAGGGGTCATGGGTGGCAAACGATCTGGTATCGATACATCAACGACATCTGTATTTTTAGAGGCAGCGTGTTTTGATGCGGGTGTGATCCGTCGTTCGGCAGTACGATGCAAAACGCGTACCGAAGCATCGGCACGTTTTGAAAAAAGTCTTGATCCAGCACAAACCGTTCCTGCGATACAGAGGTTCATTAAACTGTATGAAGAGATTGGTGGAACACTGAACCTAACTACTTCGATCAAGGCAGTGGGACGCCTGCCTCAGCCAACGATCATTACGATCGAGCATGCAACCATAGAGACACTACTTGGCTGTTCGGTTCCATCACAGACGGTTGTGAAAATTCTTGAAAAACTGGCATTCAAAGTTGAGCAGTCACGCAATCCTGGAAGCGTTCTATATACCATCACGGTACCAACGTTCCGTGCGACAAAAGATGTTACGATTAAGGAAGACATTGTTGAAGAAGTAGGTCGCTTTTACGGGTACACCAACATTGAGCCCGTACTTCCATCCATGCAGATGCAACCATCTGATATGTCACGCTTGTACCAGATACGTGGCATCAAGAAACATATGGCATATGCCAACCGCATGCATGAGTTGCAAAGCTACGCGTTGTACGACGAAGAATTTTTGAAAGAACTTTGTTGGGAGCCGGCCGTCTATATTTCGTTGATCAATCCAGTTGCTGATACTAACAAGCGGTTAGCAACATCATTGATCCCCAATGTCTTAAAGGCGGTACAACAGAATGCGCTCAAGGAAGATGAGCTTAGATTCTTCGAACTTAATCCCATCTGGCCACACGGTACACAGGAGCCGATTGTAGAGAATCTTTCGCTTGCTTCTGTTGTATACAAGCGCAGAGGAGAAGTTGATTTTTACGAAGAGAAGGCTGCACTGCAATCGCTCTTTTCCTTACTTGGCATGCATGTCACTTGGAAGAAAGTTGAGTCACCAGC comes from the Candidatus Babeliales bacterium genome and includes:
- a CDS encoding leucine-rich repeat domain-containing protein; the protein is MKYSGSFVCGVLFATSFGMMYGITFMERAHPDNTIELPAEIVAASPYLSQQPDARIEVSTDLFTLFRDYTENRTESAQAYLSANFQRFKENAEVLLNEAIQLGYEPITRIIALGDAYKDRVFRRVEGWTRTYAPDAVQSEVVSIPWATRAEFFDAYQEYATTHMRLSPKDLKTLIKVNVVAIDPLGQTGTPVEMTYEQVEYSALWVRGIAADRRIYVSSPEGQLDGTTASIGNVVDFLRKVPNFRSQGKISGSWTQVRGFSFILSQLYIPTDVQRLLIESPGFIESISDVGTISRFFRNLNLVTPLDQRPVASTFLDDMKQRQLDVAHNQAYLRLIDRYMRLAEQVEGGLNGEDRWVIELLKSFEPDVREALITNYEGTFSKKLYLEQPNVRLISSNNEYILMDDQVASKSRYLRERMRTAEQSSGQEGRQEYLFREADFTTSDLQLATGLMTAQACAREGTSYSDLRKFVMTEQGEGMSDWLLRTGYNVFVDYVMPLAGAYATYRTATTNANPLAAAGVGTATASYTGLRRFWKKYFADPVAPKNAEAALKSHDAWGYELAFVRQALIPEYVDRFAQRQRGGKTLAELNEIGLSRLQRYFNEVGFSEGILVDIGRYYFFNNFDAVRQYFIAKRAEEGGTEIADKGIKPLEFGINYSMSVGERLDWVWMRPLAAHQGGRVLDLSWQMIGSLRGIEGVEGITNVVKLTLEENALVSLEGLGELQGISEILCSRNSLASVNPEDLPASLTRLDLMGNRLTYIDIEGILARCPQLKSIDLNGNNLPSFEVERIVKVWEAVRKASPERGMIELKANALDGAQNRGRFESILFALRNLMTRITEGAKTLWKRTKTQDVVSRTAIATEQEALANPSEADALLAQGQAVYDAMTAGDIDGIEREIDTLAGAAKLTEEERRDLAEQLDAATLDTAAIAELPIIEPVPEGDGGSEAATSEASFESAYQVPAMEGIWNDYDVSMRELNRTQEIERVALREAKEQELRDVTEEARQQEIEQRYEGQMREVNERQARERAELSQERERRLEEQRRQERERVEASREPRASAGV
- the pheT gene encoding phenylalanine--tRNA ligase subunit beta is translated as MKLSIAWIFDHINARWHDIPLDQLVDRFNKTTAEIEDVEHCTIDLVPFTCGRVIAITDTSVILQSDEWSKEITLPGRSDASVGSYFLVCKDRYATVRDFGCGKDGLLPALTMTDEDAGGVWKSSIETEDYIIEVDNKSITNRPDMWSHRGFAREIAALFDLPLKPLSEFTARHEVRKYDACAAATDACPISIEVKAPDACPYFSGLYVKTISSQPSALWMAHRLARTDNRPINGIVDVTNYVMLDLGQPMHAFDVNKIGSTKIVPRMARPGEKLELLDDTQLELTDQDLVISNGDTALALAGVMGGKRSGIDTSTTSVFLEAACFDAGVIRRSAVRCKTRTEASARFEKSLDPAQTVPAIQRFIKLYEEIGGTLNLTTSIKAVGRLPQPTIITIEHATIETLLGCSVPSQTVVKILEKLAFKVEQSRNPGSVLYTITVPTFRATKDVTIKEDIVEEVGRFYGYTNIEPVLPSMQMQPSDMSRLYQIRGIKKHMAYANRMHELQSYALYDEEFLKELCWEPAVYISLINPVADTNKRLATSLIPNVLKAVQQNALKEDELRFFELNPIWPHGTQEPIVENLSLASVVYKRRGEVDFYEEKAALQSLFSLLGMHVTWKKVESPAPWYSSTQTAQLLHGRHVVGYAGMMDESFLNRVCEGKGFIAEIDGDYIASYRHEPVRMHPLSKYQDVTLDISMLVPLQVTVDKLQAVIHGVDGRIVRVQLIDFFEKKEWKDKRSLTFRYVVQDHHATLDKGAIDTIVSSVEHAVAKQGVEVR